In the Endozoicomonas sp. SCSIO W0465 genome, CCGGGTTTATCGCCCTCCACATGGAAACGCTGGATTTTGCCATCGGCAACAGGAAGCTCGGGACCACTAAGGCCGGCGTCGTTCATTGCATGGGCGAACTGCCGGGCAAAGTCAGGCGATGCCCCGAAAAGTATGGCCATGCTTCCCCCTGAAAAATAAATATGTCATGATCAACTCTCTTCCTTGAAAACCCCGTATCCTGTTGGCGCAGTGCGGGGTTTTTCTTTGCTTTTACGTTCTGTTTTATGACTCTTCAGGGTAAAGTTCCGGATCCAGTTCATGCCGGGTTACCTGACCATCCGTAGCCGCTTCAATCTGACGAACCCGCTTTGGGGGAATATTTCCTCTTTCGATCCAGTCACTGATAGACTGCTGCTTCACGGGTGGCGTGAGCTTTTCCCCCAGCTTTCGCTGTCCACCGCAAATTTCGATCGCTCTCTTTAATGCCTGCATAGCTCCACCGGTATTATTTGTTTTTCGCTAGATTCCCACAGTTTAAAACTGTATTCAAGCAAAGTTTTGGTCTATAACTTCCATACAGGTCGGGTCAGCAATCACAGCCTTATATTGTTAGCTCTTTAGGTTGTCTGTAACCTTGCAAACATAAACATGGATAATGACCGGTTGATCAAAAGCCGGTTCAAGAGTTGTTTGAAACTCTTATGCAATCTAACGATGGAACATTGATGAATAATTGGCAGCAAAGCACATGAGTATTGGTGAGCGCATAGCACAGTTAAGAAAAGAGAAAGGCTGGAGTCAGGGACGATTGTCAGATGAAATCGAAATGGCCACCGGCAGGAAAATCACCCAGCAAAGCATCGGTCAGATCGAGAACAACCAGACCAAAAACCCACGACACATGGCAGATTTTGCCAGGGTGCTGGGGGTTACCGAAAGCTATCTCCGGTTTGGCATTGATCCAAATGTGTCAGACCCAACCAGCATTTACAGCATGAGAATGGTGCCTTTAATATCCTGGGTAAGCGCAGGCCAGTTTTGCGAGGTATCAGACGTGCGTTATCTTCAGGATCCCGAAGATTTTTTACCCTGCCCGGAAAAGGTCAGTAATAGAGCTTACGCTCTGCGGGTACGGGGTGACTCCATGACCAGCCAGAGTCCGGGTGGTCTCAGTTTTCCGGAAGGTACGAATATTTACGTGGATCCGGAAAAGGAAGCCCGAAGTGGTGTGCCGGTAATCGCCAGACTGCCCGGTTCCGATGAGTGCACTTTCAAGCTTTACGTGGAAGATTCCGGCAAAAAGTACCTCAAGCCCTTAAACCCTCAGTACCCGATACAGGAAATACAGGTAGGCACCACAATCTGCGGCGTGGTGGTTGGACAGTATATGAGCCTGGTCTTTTAAGGCGCTTCCGTAAACTTCTCGATCAGATTAACGACGGCGGTAATATGCCGTCCGTTAAGCTCCCCCCTTCGCTCTTTCTCCGCTACAAGAAAAAACAGTTTCCGGGCTTCTTCGCTACTACTGGCCAACAATGAGAGCATCGGCTGAACCATTTCACCCAGCGGTTCGCTGCCATCTGGCAACATTCTGCCCTGCCCGCTCAACAGCCATTCGGTCCGCACTCCAAGCACGTTGGCAATATCAATAATCCGCCAGGTTTCCGGAAGCGATTCCGCTTCAAGCCATTTACGCACGGCATTAGCGGTCACCCCGAACATGGAGGCGATCTGGTTGGCCCTTCCACGCCCCTTTTCAGGCACACCATAGTGCGTGAGAGCTTGGGAGAGGCGATGGGAAAACAGTTGTTTGCTATTCATCCCTGAATCATTCCAAAAGAAAAATCAACTATCAGTTGACGATAAAAAACAACCAAAAATGACAAATTCAAAAAAATAATAAAATAACTGTTGTCTATAACAGTTTTTACTTGTATAAATGTCTCAACAGCTAAAAACTGTATTCCAAGAGAGATAACAACATGAACAAGGAACAGGCACTCAGCCAGATCTGCAGTCTCGCAAAAGACGAACTGATTACACGGCAAAAGCTGTGCAATCTGCAGGCACAAACCAGAGAACTGGTGAGTCAGGGGAAAACTCACCGTTCGCAGCTCCTCTCTATCCACAATCAATATCATACTGAGCTGTGGAAAAGACTCTCCTCAAATGATTCATGCGCTGAAGAAGTACAAACCCTCTACAACCAGCAGCAGCTGCCAGAAACGATGCTTCTGGGCAACATCCTGATCGAAATCAATGGCGATGCCGAAGACGAAAGCGATGTCTGCGTCACTGAACTGGAACAACTGGCCAGCCCCTTTGAAGGTCTCTCCTCCAAAGCGTGGGCAGTAATGACCGTTGCCCTGGAGAACTATCAGCTTCAGGCAGAAGGTGACTCCCTCACCGCTATCGAACGACTTCTGGACGTACTGGACCCGGAACGCTAGATCCGCAACCAGACAGTTGTAACACCCACCAACCCTAACCAGGTAAACAACCATGGAAAAAACAGACGATTTAAGTCTGGCGGATTCGCTCGGCCAGCTGAAAGACGATGAGGCAATGATCCTCTCTGCCAGCACCCTGCTGGGTGATCTGATGTCACTGGTGCGGGATGAGCTGAAAGCCATGCCCGATGTGTGGCAGAAGCTGCCGCAACTGCAGCAGGAAGAGGTGCTGTTCCGCATCAAACAACGGTGTACTTCTGCCGTCGCCCAGGCCGTTCGGCTGATGGCTTCCGGTGACCGGGTCACCCTGACCGCAGCGGTGGACACCGTGACCTTTAAGGATGGCGTAAAAGCCGTGCTGAAAATGCCGGGCAATACCCCGGGCCGTCATGACCTGGCAGACGCCGAAGGGGAAACGGTACTGATCGTGATTCCCGATACCGCAGCCTATATGGGCGGTGAACACCCTGAGGCGGATCTCGACCAGCCCACCCTTGCCTTTGAGAGTGAGGACGATCCGCTCTACCAGGAAGCGGTTGACCTGGTACTGGCCATGACCCATCCCTCCATCTCCAATCTGCAGCGTCAGTTGAAAGTGGGATACAACCGAGCCGCCCGGATGATCGACACCATGGAGGCCTCTGGAGTGATCAGCAAACCGGACGACCATGGCAAGCGCACCGTCAATCCACAACCACTGCCAGAACCGGGCATAGCAACCAGCGCAGAACCGGCCAGTTCCTATAACTGCCCACACTGCAACTGGACAGAAAGCTGCGAGGATCCGGAAGCACTGGAGGCGATGGTCGCCAGTCATCACGCCATCGACTGCCCGAACACACCGATGACCGACGAGGAAGACACCAGCCAGTTCCATTAACAGCAGAACCCGTAACGCCATAAAAACGACACAACAACAATAACGTCAGGAGCGTAGACCATGAACGAGAACCAGACCGCCACGGCACAAAGCCCACTGAATGAGCCCGGCCTGTTGGACCGGCTGGCTTATGAGCTGGAAGAGGCCAAGCGCAAAGAGGCCGAGGCCCGCAATGCCCGTGTTGCCATTGAGGAACAGATCCTCACCCATGTGCTGACTCTTGATCACATCTCTCCAGCGCTGAACTGCCGGGCTATCTGCCAGGTTTTTACCCGATCCTGCAATTTCGCCCAGCCTTCCCATACCACTAACCAGCCGGGCTGCCCTGTATGCTTTGAATCACCCCAACCACCAAGCCGAGCAATCGTTTGAAGCAGCCAAGTGACTGTTGGCGGCTTATCGGGCAACGCTTTTTTTTCATAGGTTAGCCAGAGAACCTGCCATTCATCATCACTGACCACCTCATTCGCGAGTGTTTTTTCACTCCAAAGCTTTCTGTCTTTGTGCTGCCTGTCATTCGGTAACATTAATGCTTCACGGATTTGCATTAGTCTGACAGCGACAAACATTAATATGACCGCAAGTCGTTCAATGTTATCCGGAGATTGCAGACGAAGCCTTTCTACTCCTGCTCCCGATTTCCAAGCCTTATGGAACTCTTCTATTCGCCATCGGAGCTCGTAAAATCGAATGATAGAGCGACAGTCTTCGAATGTTTCAATATCTTCAGTTGTCAATAGTACCCAGTGCAAACGGTCTTCGGAGTCATTGCCAATCTCTTCAGCCGACACAATATTCATAGTTACCGGTTCCGGCCTGCCGCCTGGCCTTTGCGGCGCCTGTATTGTCATCTTCTTTCTTTTGACCTGCAGCGTTGCCTTTCGCTTCTTTCTACCTCCTTTTTGAGGAACCACTATCGTATATTTCCCCAACACTTCAGTCTGAGCTAAGGAATCAAATAATAAGAGTTCGCCATCCACCAGGATTCTGTTTTGTGTAGCTCTTACAACAAACCGCTGTCGGTTATCCAGTTTGTAGTGCATATATTCGTATATATCCGCCTCCCGGTCGCAAACACTGATGATGTCAGGCATTTTACCCCCCATCCTTTGTTCTGTGTTTTCAGAGGCTCTTTGCCACTTAAAGCTTTCCTTTCCCTCGTAAGGTAGCTGACGACGTTGGTTCTTTTTCCCCCGCTGAACGTCCTCTCTAACCCATCGTTCTTGATCAATAAGCCCAATGCTTCGCTCTGTATCCGCATCAACCAAGAAGACAGAGTGGACGTGGAATCCTCTGGTTTTAGAGCCTTCAGGACCTCCAAGATCACCAAGCTCGGATCTGACAGCATGTTTATAACCCAGGGTTGTTGTATCTTCGAGAGCCAGAAGTAGGCGAGACTGTCTCGCTATTTTGGCAGTTGCCTGAAAGCCTGCCTCAGCTATTGCTTCAGGCTTTACGGCCTCATTCTCAATCAGCCGGTAAGCTCCAGTTACCAGTGCGGTATAACCTTCGCATGAAGATGACAAAGAATTACCGGTATGAGCTGAAAGCTCGGCAGCAACTTTGACAAGTCGTTTTGTACGTCGAGTATCACCCAAATCAGCACATCCAAAAGTTAGTTCTGACCATGGTTTAGGAGAAAGTGGAAGCATGACCTGTTTTATCAGTGAGAAATGATAGAACAAGGTAGCTATTTGTGATCAAGAGACAGCCCATGTGGGGGTTAAGGAGGAAGGCAGCGCCACGGTGAAAAGTGACTTCTACAAGGTCACCACCACCGGCGGTATGACCCGCACCCTGAACGGTAAGAAGTGGGCCGAGATCAACGGCCAGCTGCCCAACGAGGTGGTGCAGAACGTGGTGCGCCTGAAGCCGGAACTGGATACCCGCCAGTTCAAGGCCCTGAAGGCGCTGAACCCGCAACAGTACGCCATTGTGGCACAGGCGGTCACCAGCAAACCCCGCAAGTCATCGGTAAAAATTGAACGACT is a window encoding:
- a CDS encoding DNA translocase FtsK; protein product: MEKTDDLSLADSLGQLKDDEAMILSASTLLGDLMSLVRDELKAMPDVWQKLPQLQQEEVLFRIKQRCTSAVAQAVRLMASGDRVTLTAAVDTVTFKDGVKAVLKMPGNTPGRHDLADAEGETVLIVIPDTAAYMGGEHPEADLDQPTLAFESEDDPLYQEAVDLVLAMTHPSISNLQRQLKVGYNRAARMIDTMEASGVISKPDDHGKRTVNPQPLPEPGIATSAEPASSYNCPHCNWTESCEDPEALEAMVASHHAIDCPNTPMTDEEDTSQFH
- a CDS encoding YdaS family helix-turn-helix protein → MQALKRAIEICGGQRKLGEKLTPPVKQQSISDWIERGNIPPKRVRQIEAATDGQVTRHELDPELYPEES
- a CDS encoding IS4 family transposase translates to MLPLSPKPWSELTFGCADLGDTRRTKRLVKVAAELSAHTGNSLSSSCEGYTALVTGAYRLIENEAVKPEAIAEAGFQATAKIARQSRLLLALEDTTTLGYKHAVRSELGDLGGPEGSKTRGFHVHSVFLVDADTERSIGLIDQERWVREDVQRGKKNQRRQLPYEGKESFKWQRASENTEQRMGGKMPDIISVCDREADIYEYMHYKLDNRQRFVVRATQNRILVDGELLLFDSLAQTEVLGKYTIVVPQKGGRKKRKATLQVKRKKMTIQAPQRPGGRPEPVTMNIVSAEEIGNDSEDRLHWVLLTTEDIETFEDCRSIIRFYELRWRIEEFHKAWKSGAGVERLRLQSPDNIERLAVILMFVAVRLMQIREALMLPNDRQHKDRKLWSEKTLANEVVSDDEWQVLWLTYEKKALPDKPPTVTWLLQTIARLGGWGDSKHTGQPGWLVVWEGWAKLQDRVKTWQIARQFSAGEM
- a CDS encoding LexA family transcriptional regulator — its product is MAAKHMSIGERIAQLRKEKGWSQGRLSDEIEMATGRKITQQSIGQIENNQTKNPRHMADFARVLGVTESYLRFGIDPNVSDPTSIYSMRMVPLISWVSAGQFCEVSDVRYLQDPEDFLPCPEKVSNRAYALRVRGDSMTSQSPGGLSFPEGTNIYVDPEKEARSGVPVIARLPGSDECTFKLYVEDSGKKYLKPLNPQYPIQEIQVGTTICGVVVGQYMSLVF
- a CDS encoding helix-turn-helix domain-containing protein encodes the protein MNSKQLFSHRLSQALTHYGVPEKGRGRANQIASMFGVTANAVRKWLEAESLPETWRIIDIANVLGVRTEWLLSGQGRMLPDGSEPLGEMVQPMLSLLASSSEEARKLFFLVAEKERRGELNGRHITAVVNLIEKFTEAP